TGGTTCCGTATCACCTTAACTTCGACTTTCCTAACAAGTCCATCTCTGCTGGGAACAACCTTGACAATAATTCCCATAGGCCACTGATTCCTCTTGGTTTGATCGTCCTTGAGCAGAACAATATCTCCTTCTTTGAGATTAGGTTTCTGAGATTGCCATTTGTGCCGACTCTGTAATGTGCTCAAATATTCACGGCGCCACCTAGCCCAGAAGGTATCTGCCAAGGCCTGAACTCTTTTCCACTGATTCTTGAGCAGATCCCCTTTTGAAAACTCACTTACAGTAGGAGAGGGAACGCCACCCTTCTGGGTCAGCAATATGGAAGGTGTTAGAATGAAAGGCGCCTCAGGATCAGTAGAAACTGGTATTAATGGCCTTGCATTGACAATGGCACTCACTTCAGCCATGAAAGTGGTTAAGACCTCATGAGTGAGCTTTACATGTCCAACCTGAAGACGCATAGAATCTAAAATCCGTCTTGCCACTCCAATCATGCGCTCCCACGCGCCGCCCATATGAGAGGAGTGAGGTGGGTTGAAAACCCAAGTGCATTTTTGTTTAAGAAGGTAATCCTCTACGCTCTTATTGCCAGGATCCATCTTCAGCTCTTTGAACGCTCCAGTGAAATTGGTCCCACAGTCCGAGCGAAGCTGTTTGGCATGACCCCTGATGGAGAAAAATCTTCGGAGCGCATTTATAAAGCTTGAGGACGTCATTGTTTCAATAACCTCAATATGTATGGCTCGAGTGGACATACATGTGAAAAGGACAGCCCACCTTTTGTCCTGAGCTTGACCACCTCTGGTACGGCGCGTCACCACTTCCCATGGTCCAAAAACATCAAGGCCAACGTAGGAAAATGGAGGGTCAGCCTGAAGGCGCTCTGTGGGTAGGTCTGACATTTGTTGCTGCTCGGTTCTTCCTCTTAGTTTCCTGCATGTAACACATTTGTGAATAATGCTGCTGATGAGACGTTTCCCTCCAACAATCCACAGACCACTGTTGCGAATTGCACCTTCAGTGAAATGCCTGCCCTGGTGCTTTACAgcctgatgatgatgacaaaCAAGCAAGCTTGCTACATGGCTGCGGCTTGGTATTATTAGCGGATGGACTTCACCAGTTTCAAGTTGTCCTCGGCCAATGCGTCCACCTATTCTTAACATACCTTCGCTGTCGAGAATGGGTCGAAGTTTGTACAGAGTGCTGGTTTTCGGAAGGTCATGTTTCATTTTGATGCACTTCAGTTCTTCTGAATACATTTCTTCTTGCACACATTTTATGATGATCTGTTCTGCTCTGACAATGTCAATGACTGACAGGCCACTTTTGCACATATGCCATCCAACACACCTTTGATTCTTTGAGGAGTGAGAGAAACACTGAGCAATATGACACAGATGTGCCACAGTCTTACTGAGTGTGGTCCAGCTAGAAAAACGCTGGAAGCGTTTTGAGCCAAGCTTGTCTCTACTAACTTGTGTGGCGAGCGAAGTTACCTCAGGACGTACCTCAGCATCAGCATCTGGGTTCACAAGGTCAAATGTTGATCCATTATCGCCACTGGCAGCTACCTTTGGCTGTTTCATTAGGAATGCTGGTCCTGTTAGCCACGTTGTGTCGGCAAGCTCGGCGGCTGGAACAGAACGTGACCCATGATCAGCCGGATTTAGTTCTGAAGGAATGTAGTTCCACTGCTCAGGTTGAGTTGACTGCCGGATGCGCTGCACTCTATTGTTCACATACACATAGAACCTCCTAGTCTCGTTGTGTATGTATCCCAATACAACTCTGCTGTCAGTGTAGAATTTCACTGTCTTGAGATCTAGATCAAGCTCCCTCATTACTAGATCGGCTATCTCAACGGCCATGACAGCAGCACACAATTCCAGTCTTGGGATTGTGAGGCCTGGGTTGGGAGCGAGCTTGGATTTCCCGAATACAAAGCCCACCTCTTGGAGACCTTGTTCATTCGTTGTCTTAAGATAAGCAACTGCAGATATTGCTTTGACAGAGGCATCACAGAAGATCAATAATTCGGCGTGCTGTGCTTtggaaacagagaaagaggCATATGCTCGTGGAACATCCAGGTTTTTTAGTGCTGACAATGATTCACTCCATCTTCTCCAACTTTCTTTTTTAGCCTCAGGGAGTTCTGCGTCCCAGTCTGCATTCTCAGTTGTTAGCTCTCTTAGAATCAGTCTCCCTGTCACTGCAACAGGAGCTATGAACCCCAAAGGATCAAACAGACTGTTTACTGTTGACAGGACACCACGGCGTGTAAATGGCTTTTGATTCTCAGGAATATTGAATCCAAAGGTGTCCGTCATTATGTTCCAGCTGACTCCAAGACTGCGTTGGACTGGTAAGTCATCCACAAAGAGGTTAAGGTCTTTTACATTGTCTGCTCTCTGATCTGCAGGAAATGCGTTCAATACTTCTGCTCGATTTGAAGCTATTTTGTGCAGAGTGATGTTAGATGCTGCCAACATCTGCTGTGTTCGACGCAGAACATCAATGGCCTCTGCTGTTGTAGCAAAAGACCGGAGGCCGTCATCTACATAGAAGTCTCTTTCTACGAAGTGCCTCGCATCACTGCCATATTCAACTTCTTGGTGCTCTGCTGCTTTCCTCAGGCCAAAGATTGCCACTGCAGGTGATGGACTGTTTCCGAAAACATGAACACGCATGCGATAATCCACCACATCCTTACTCAGATCGTTATCCTGGTACCACAGGAACCTAAGGAAATCCCTGCAGTCCTCACGAACAACGAAACAGTAAAACATCTGCTGAATATCTGCAGTTATGGCCACGGGCTCTTTTCTGAATCTGAGGAGGACACCGACGAGACTGTTGTTAAGATCTGGTCCAGACAGCAGCACCTCATTTAGCGAGATTCCATCATACTGAGCACTGGAATCAAATACCACTCGAatcttgtttggttttttgggaTGGTAAACACCAAACGTGGGCAAATACCAACATTCTGCCCCCTCCTGTAGTGGTGGTGCAAGTTCAGCATGTCCCTTGTCTAACATATTTTGCATGAAGTCTGTGAAATGCATTTTCATTTCAGGCTTCTTATCTAAAGTCTTCCGCAGTGACATCAGACGGTGATGAGCGTAACATCTGTTATTTGGTAGACGTTTGCGTGGGTGCCGAAAAGGAAGAGGGGCAACCCAGCTTTTTGTCTCATCCTGGAAGAATTCCTCTTCCATGATCTGTAGGAAGACTGAATCCTCAATGGAGTGTGCTAGCTGGTTGTCATTTTCTGTGGCATTGAAGACCGTTTCTCCAAGATTAGTCACTGTCGACGCATTTTGGATGTCTCTATTGGGTGGGgttctctttttctcatctTTGCCATTAGGATATTCTTTCACCTTTATCTTATTCTCACACGTGGCAAAGTGACTTGGTCTGCCATTTTCCAGGATGCAGGTTTTCATAGCACTCACTGTAGTCGTGTTGTGTGCACCTCCTATGCACACCTCTCCAACAATGACCCACCCGAGGTCTAAGCGTTGTGCATATGGCGCGTTTAGTGGACCATTATACTGGTCTCGAACCTTATGCGCTCTGATAATGTCTCTTCCCAATAGAAGAAGAATGTCTGCATCTGGGTCAAGCGGTGGAATCTTATCTGCCACTCTTTTAAGATGATGGTGGTGACATGCAGCTTCGGGTGTGGGTATCTCTGACCTGTTGTTTGGGATATCATTACACTCTATAAGTGCAGGCAAGGGCATGGTAACTTTCCCATCCAACGATTCTATCATAAAACTGTGGGCTCTTCTCCCAGATGCTTCTATGATGCCTGCACAGGTTTTCAGTGTGTATGGCATGGTTGCTCCCGTGAGACCAAACATGTCAAAAAACTCAGATCTGGCCAGTGAAACATTACTTTGGTCATCTAAAATGACATACATCTTCTGCCATAGCTCTTGGTGGCCATTTGGATACACATTCACCAGACAGATCTTTGAGCAGGATTTCCCTTGAAACCCATCCCCACATACCTGGGTACATCTGGATGTGACACTCTGTGCCTCTGTGTCCGACCTCTCCCCGCCATTCTCTGTCGAGGAAGTAGGAACTGCATCTGAGCGTGAAGCTGGTCCAGGGTGCAGAGCGGAAATGTGTTTATCGCTGTCACATTCCCCGCATTTTACGGTGGCCTCACAAGATTTGGCTTGATGAGTCGTAGAGGCGCAGCAGCGAAAACatatgttgttttcttttaagaaCCTTTTCCTCTCTTCCAAGAGCAGTTTTCGAAAACCTCTGCATTTTTGAAGAGAATGAGGCTTGTGGTGCATGGGGCATAGCTTCTCGGGATTTCCTATTTTGGGCTCTGAAGCCATAGATATGTTTGTCTTGTGCACGGAGACAGGTCTCACTTGATTTGACCTTTCTTTCCTGTAAGAATTTGTGAAAAGATCTGGATAGTTAAAACTGGGATCATTTCTCTCTTCAGCTTCTCTGCAGATGAATTCTTTGAAGTAGGAGAAAGGAGGAAAGGCAACATGATGATCTCTTTTGTATTTGCACCCGTGTGACAGCCACCTGTCTTGGAGATATAAAGGGAGCTTTTCCACAATTGGCTGCACACCTCTTGATGTATCAAGATAGGCTAGACCTGGTAGGTAACCCTCTCGTTTAGCAACGTCAAGTTCAGTAAGCAAATCAGCCAGTTCTTGCAGTTTTTGACTCTCTCTGTTGTGGATCTTGGGAAAACTCTCAAGTTTGCAAAAGAGAGCTCTTTCTATCACCTCTGGAGCACCATACTTTTTGTTTAGTCTTTCCCAGATCATTCTAAGTCCCACATTAGGCTGTCTGATATTCACGGACCGTATTCTGATTGCATGCTCACCAGATTCTTTACCCAGCCATTTGATAAGCAGATCCATTTCTTCACTTGCTGATAGACTCAGACTTTCGATTGTGTTGATGAACGTTTCTCTCCAGGCTTCATAGTGTTCGGGTAAGTCATCAAACTTTGTTAGGCCTGAAGAAACCAGCTGGGATTTGGCAAGGAACTTGGCAAGATCTGTAGATGAGTCAATATTGTGGGAGCTGTTTAGATGTGGTCGATTGTCGGACAGTACCCTGTGCTGGTAGCGCTCATCTTCTTGCTGTGGAAAGTTCATATGGAATGGCTGAGCATTATTTTGAGGGAAGCTGGCTCCGTTGTCGATGAGCTGGGGCTGTGCATTCTGATTGTAGCTTAGAAATGGAGTGGATGTTGGCGGTAAAGTCGAATCATTCTCTACTTTGGGTTCTTGTGGGAATTGATCTTGTGTGTGCTGTGTAACATAGTGATCAGTCCTTTTCAATGCACTCTCTGGCAAAGGCAGGAAGTCAAATTCTTTGTTGTTGGATTCATTCACGTCTCCTGCAGCTGCCTCCAACACCTCAGCTTCAGCTTGGGCAGCCTCAGCTTCTTTCTGTAGACTAATATAATCTATCTTGGCTTCTAGTCTGGCCTTTTCGACTCTCAGTTCGCCTTCCTTTTCCGTGAATGCTAGTCTGGTTTTCGCCGCCTCTGCTTTGGCTCGCGCCCTGGCTGCTTCATAGCTTACTCTGGAGCTCGTTGATGAGCGTGAAGAGCGTGACCTTTTTGAGCTGTGGCGTGAATAAATAGACCCCGATTCAACTTCATCTCGTGGGCCTTCAGCTCTATCTTCCTTTAAAGCTTGTGCTGAGGCGCTTGTGGCCTCCATTGCAGTGTGATGCAGACTGACAATCCTTCACTCTTCTTAACTTCCACGTTGAGTGGTCATCCTTTTACTATGCTGTCCTCACTAAAGTTTGCTGCAGGCAACGTAATTTCAGCTAGACAGCTAGCTTAACATTCTTTTATTCCCAGCACTTCATCCTCCAAGAAACAGGCCGCTTGTTGTGTTTGGCAGGATTTAATGATGAAAAtaaattctctctctctcttttttgtaaaactgtacaaagaaaaggaatacaaaatacacaatgAAGACATGTTCCATTACATTGGGAGAATAACATTGCTCTAATGAAGGATACATGACCACAGATGAAGCATCTGCTAAAAAATATATGCATCTACCTACCTCCATAAGATTTAACTCAAAACAGTGTCAAAACTTACTAATACACATTAAATGTATAGGAACTTACGGATGAAGCCGATATTGTGGACTTTAACACCAGGATTGCAGAGATTGCCATCAGATTACAAATGCTGTCACTTCAGCAGCTAAAGAGCACACTACTTCCTGTAGACCACTTCCTCTACAAAAGGACATTCTGCTTAGTTACCACTAGGTGGTAGTAACACTtcttaaacaacaacaataccacTAGGTGGTAGTAACACTtcttaaacaacaacaatatgtCCGTTCCATGACAGTCCCCTTCTCTGTCAAAAAACATCCTCTGTACATTTCCTGGTAACATAGTGTATCTGGCTTTGTACataatttttgcagttttatattttataagattCATAAACttcaaaatgtttaatttcaaGAACATAATGTTAGTGTGGCCTCTAAATCCTGCTTTAGTAATCATCCTGATTGCTTTTTTCTGAATTTTACATAATGGTGGAAGTGAAGTTTTGTATGTATTTCCCCAGATTTCAGTATTCAGTATTTCACAGTATTCCAAATATGGCAGTATAAGTGAACAGTAAAGTACCCGCAGTGATTTGGAAGGCAAAAAATGTTTAGCTTTACTCAGTACAGAGATGCTTCTTGACAGTTTAGCTTGTATATGCTTTATGTGAGGTTTCCAGCAGATTTTGTTGTCTATTATCACACCCAGAAATTTTGTATGAGAAACTTGCTCTACTTCAACATTATTTATCAACAATTTTGCTCCAGCATCTTTTTTACAATTTCCAAATAACATAAATGTAGTTTTATTCAAATTTAGTGATAACTTGTTTCTGTCAAACCACGTTTTCAGTTTAATCATTTCTTGTGTGACAATTTCCAAAAGCTGCTGTGAATTATTTCcagcacaaaaaatatttgtatcatctgcaaataaaataacCTGTAATATATCAGATGTTTTACATATATCATTGATGTACAGGATAAACAGTTTTGGTCCCAATACTGAtccctgtggaactccacaaACAATGTCCAGGCAATCTGATTGATATTCACCAAGCTTCACAAATTGTTGCCTGTCTCTCAAATAACTCCTGATCCACTCTAGCACCACTCCTCTAATGCCATAGTGCTCCAGTTTATCAAGTAATATTTAATGATTAATTGtgtcaaaagctttttttagGTCAATGAAAACACCAACTGTGCATTGTCTTTGATCTATATTATTGGTGATATTTTCAATAAGTTCAATTAATGCCATGGATGTTGATCTGTTTGGTCTGAAACCATAGTGACTgtccattattattttatgtttatctatAAATTTGTCAAGTCTATTAATGAAAACTTTTTccagtatttttgaaaattgtGAAAGTAGAGAAACAGGCCTGTAATTTGTGAATTGGTGTCTATCCCCATTTTTAAACAGTGGTATTACTTTAGCTgttttatggtttatgtttatgttatgttattttatatttctccCTTCATTATTCCCTTGTGGAGTTACCCTCTATTCACTAGAGATCCAGTGTCTATGGCTCGGGGATGTTTTAAAATCATGATGATAGCACACTAAAAAGACCTTGTGACTGATCAGCAGATATCATAAGTgtataaactgattaaacaagCATGAGGCCTTCACTTCTACCTTTTCATGTTTCTAAGGTCTCTTcatgctggttttcatctttgctttttgttgctgattttgtgtttgtaccttaatacctaaatattaaAGATCATATGTATGTCCTCATTACAACAGGCaattgtgttggtgtgtgggacgtaggtttatatgtttatattgttaaatggaCAATGTGTTTCAGATAATTTTATGGAGAAACACAAAAGTAATGTGCTCAgtgtaatacattacttttttgagtaatgaccccaACACCCTTCACCACAAAGAAGGGAAATTCCTCCAACACAAACCCAAACATAAACATAACAGAAGGAATCAAATCACTGAATGATATCAAAGATGGAATAGGAATCGATAAATTCTTGTCCAGTCTGATCCCTACTCATGATGTCATGATTGATTCATATGATAAACTTTAAATTTCACCTCTAAACTCTTTCAAATCTGTCTTTTCCTCAAGATAATATTGGACAATTACCTTAAATGCAATAGTTTTGTAAATTTtaataatctaaaaaaaaaacagtgttcaAATATGTAAAAGTGGAGTTTTGGCCAAAAAACAGAATTAAACCAGCAAGACGTATGCTGGCAGACCGTGTGAAGGTTGAAGTGGGACCCAAAAGAAACAGAACTTGATATTAACTAAGAGTGGGGTGCTTATTAGAAAGTGGGGAGCAACAtacaaatgaaagaacaaccaaACTAAACACTGGGAACAGGAAACCTGAAACCTGGTACTGGGACATGGGCATGGAGTACATTAGCTTGATGCATGACAAACAGATAACCTGACAACAAACAAAGGGAAACTAATACAATATATACACGGAAGGTAACTAGGGAATGTGCAACGGGAAGGAAACACCTGGACCTAATCTTACATAAGGAGACAgcgaggaagcaaaactgaataaaCTAAACGCAGGACatgggactatcaaaataaaacagcaagtACGAAAAATACGGAGACGAGTCCcctttccattagtacctacttggaTCGACTCGgctggttttccattacaatctGGTactaccttttttttcttttttctttttataacaatattgttattattgttttcgTTTTCACAAACAATCCATAATTAGGGGAGAGCGGGGTAAGTTGTCACACTTTTCACACTGACTAACTTTTACTGAGCACCATACATCACAACGTAATAAATGTTTCACCAAATGAAAGAAGGAAGTCTCGGGCACATATGATGTATTCATTACATTTTCATATCTTATCTCATTACGGAGTTGTAGACTGTTGAATGGAGAATGTGCACTTGTGACAATTTGCCCCATCGGCAGGTAAGTTGTCACACTAGATTATCTTAAAATAAGAACACAAATACTTAATTGTGATTATTGATTTTAATTAGTAAATTCAAACCAAAACTGGAAATTTGAACAATTATGCCAAGagaatttggaaaaaaaacaattatttcaATCCAATACACATTTTAATCAAAACATTAAGTAGAAAGAAAACTTTAGTTTGAACTTTAAACTCAAATGTTCTCTGGCTTGCACATAAATCCATCATAACTGAATGGAATGCTGCAAATAACTTGCTTTACTTAACATGTTTATCCTCTGAACAAAACAGATGCCCTATTTCTGATTAATCAGACTCAACTTCAGAGTCACAATTCTGGCACACATAAATTGCCTGGCCTGAGGTGCAAGCATCATGGGCCCATTTGTTGCATTTTACGCATTTTACCCAGGTCTCTTTTGGACGACTGTTTGAAAATGGCTCCACACAGACAAGGCAGAAGCACTCTTCATCATCTGATGATGACTCTtgaattatttttcttcttttagctGCGTTGTTCTTCATAGGTCCAGATGTTTTCCCCCCTCGCGTCCCTCTCTTTTGAAACAGCTTTTTGCTAGATTCAGccttattcttttctttttctagttGCTGCTTCACTGGCGTGTCAGTTAGAATTGCTGATTTGCGTCGTTTTCTTCCTTTGCTGGATGGTTTTCGGCGGCCAGCTTTTGGATATGGCCGGATGTCCTCTGGAGTTGGTAGTCCGCTGTCAGTAATTGCAGTGCTGGGTAAGGGTGAGCTCGTGATAGAGATGGTGCTGGAGCTTGGCAGTTCAGAGTTGGTGCTGGGGCCTAGCAGTGCAGAGTTGGTGCTGGGGCCTGGCAGTGCAGAGGTAGTGCTGGGGCCTAGCAGTGCAGAGTTAGTGCTGGGGCCTGGCAGTGCAGAGGTAGTGCTGGGGCCTAGCAGTGCAGAGTTAGTGCTGGGGCCTGGCAGTGCAGAGGTAGTGCTGGGGCCTGGCAGGTCAGAGGTGGTGCTGGGGCCTGGCAGTGCAGTGTTGGTGCTGGGGCCTGGCAGTGCAGAGGTAGTGCTGGGGCCTGGCAGGTCAGAGTTGGTGCTGGGGCCTGGCAGGGCAGGGTCCGGAATAGGGCGATCTGTGACGTAGGATGGTGCAAACTTGGCTTCCAGAAATACATTTCTGTTGTAAGGTTGAATCCCAGCCACCCTAAAACCAGCCTGAATGTTCACTGGGGTTGCAGCCAGAGGATATGCAATTACCACAATCCCAGGAATGTCATAAATAGACATTGTCTTCCCAGGGTTGTTCCTCATCCAGGCATCACACGTGCTGTTGATGTGCCTCTTTAGTGGCCCGTAGACAGACCTGTCTAATGGTTGGAGCCGATGTGAGCAGTGGGGTGGGAATGACAGCATGATTATGCCATTTTCTTTGGCATAATTGAGTCCATCAATGGACAGATGAGACTCGTGGTTGTCCAAAAGGAGTAAACAGGGCTTCTCCTTTGAACACTTTGTATGTTCATTGAAATGTTGCAGGAAGTCAACAAAGTGTGTGTCTTTCATCCATCCAGAGGAATTTGCCCCTCCTTTGCTGCCGGGTGGCCCGTTGATCAGGAAATGGTCACGGAAGTGGACATGCGGGAAAATAAAGTATGGAGGTAAACTATTCCCTATGGCTGAGACAGCACAGGCCAGTGTGACAAGGGTTCCCCTTTGAGCAGAGGTCAATGACCCTACTTGTTTGAATCCACGTCTGGCCAACACTTTGTCTGGTTTATGTACAGTGGTGACCCCAGTTTCATCAACATTCCAAATGTCTCCTGGTCCAAACTCATATTTGCATAACACTTTCTCTAAGTTGTCAAAGAAAGCATTGACATTCTCTCTGTTGAAGCTACTTGCCCTGGCAAGGCTAGTTGCTTCTGGATTTCTCAGTGACAATGTTGTATGCCGCTTTAAAAAGCCTGTAAACCACTCTTTGCtggccttttctttttctgcccaCAAAGGCACAAACTTCAGTTCGTGTGCCACAGCAAACTGGTAGGCAAGCTTTCTGACCTCACTTGGTGAcagaccaaaataaatgtcagcTGACCTAGTAATATACTCAACAAGCTGCTTTTCCAaatcaggggaaaaaaatcttcctTGGCGTTGTATAACCAACCATTGTTGTTGGCATGGCTGTCTGACTTTCAATTTCTTCTCTGGTAATCTTTTGACAATACCGAGTTAGAGTACGGTAATTTATGTCAAAATCCTTTGCTGTACTTCTGATTGATTTGTTCTGCATCTTTACCTGCCTGACTGCCTTTAACATAATGTCAGGTGGTGTTCTGCCACGCTCTGTCTTTCGTTGATAATTTCGAACCATCTTACTTTCTTCCTTCATTCCTTAATTCCTGCCTCTCCTTCCTTTCTTCAAAAACCTTATTACAAATACAAATGAATTACAATATCACAATTTTTTGGAGCATTTATTTGTACTGGGGCAAGTTGTCACATGTGACGACTTGCCCCAAAGTTAATGAGACAACTTGCCCCAAACTGACATTTATGCTAATTTTGGTTAAATGTCAGGGTTAGCTCAACATAGCACATCAGCTGAAGTATCAAAAGACACGTTAATGTCTCCTCTATTTtgtgtaaaataataatttgtaaCATCTATACCTAACAAAGTTGTACTGAAGAAAAtttaaagtgatttatttttccttttaggtcaaaaaaataaaaaagatgtgctcacctcagattagagcagTCTTGACCACATGTGAACAGGAGGTTGACTATAGAAGAAGAAGTCACACAAAGTGGCTATTTCATTTTTGAGATAGAGCCTCTAGTGTTGGAGTTATGAACAGTGTGACAACTTACCCGTGTGACAACTTACCCCGCTCTCCCCTACATAACATAATATAGTGTACAGTTcacagcaataaaaaaacaaacaaaaaacaaacaaacaaaccaaaaactaaacacaaagatCAGAtctatgtaaaaaaaagaaaaagaaaaaaatacaatacagTACAAT
The genomic region above belongs to Oreochromis niloticus isolate F11D_XX linkage group LG11, O_niloticus_UMD_NMBU, whole genome shotgun sequence and contains:
- the LOC112848107 gene encoding uncharacterized protein LOC112848107, giving the protein MEATSASAQALKEDRAEGPRDEVESGSIYSRHSSKRSRSSRSSTSSRVSYEAARARAKAEAAKTRLAFTEKEGELRVEKARLEAKIDYISLQKEAEAAQAEAEVLEAAAGDVNESNNKEFDFLPLPESALKRTDHYVTQHTQDQFPQEPKVENDSTLPPTSTPFLSYNQNAQPQLIDNGASFPQNNAQPFHMNFPQQEDERYQHRVLSDNRPHLNSSHNIDSSTDLAKFLAKSQLVSSGLTKFDDLPEHYEAWRETFINTIESLSLSASEEMDLLIKWLGKESGEHAIRIRSVNIRQPNVGLRMIWERLNKKYGAPEVIERALFCKLESFPKIHNRESQKLQELADLLTELDVAKREGYLPGLAYLDTSRGVQPIVEKLPLYLQDRWLSHGCKYKRDHHVAFPPFSYFKEFICREAEERNDPSFNYPDLFTNSYRKERSNQVRPVSVHKTNISMASEPKIGNPEKLCPMHHKPHSLQKCRGFRKLLLEERKRFLKENNICFRCCASTTHQAKSCEATVKCGECDSDKHISALHPGPASRSDAVPTSSTENGGERSDTEAQSVTSRCTQVCGDGFQGKSCSKICLVNVYPNGHQELWQKMYVILDDQSNVSLARSEFFDMFGLTGATMPYTLKTCAGIIEASGRRAHSFMIESLDGKVTMPLPALIECNDIPNNRSEIPTPEAACHHHHLKRVADKIPPLDPDADILLLLGRDIIRAHKVRDQYNGPLNAPYAQRLDLGWVIVGEVCIGGAHNTTTVSAMKTCILENGRPSHFATCENKIKVKEYPNGKDEKKRTPPNRDIQNASTVTNLGETVFNATENDNQLAHSIEDSVFLQIMEEEFFQDETKSWVAPLPFRHPRKRLPNNRCYAHHRLMSLRKTLDKKPEMKMHFTDFMQNMLDKGHAELAPPLQEGAECWYLPTFGVYHPKKPNKIRVVFDSSAQYDGISLNEVLLSGPDLNNSLVGVLLRFRKEPVAITADIQQMFYCFVVREDCRDFLRFLWYQDNDLSKDVVDYRMRVHVFGNSPSPAVAIFGLRKAAEHQEVEYGSDARHFVERDFYVDDGLRSFATTAEAIDVLRRTQQMLAASNITLHKIASNRAEVLNAFPADQRADNVKDLNLFVDDLPVQRSLGVSWNIMTDTFGFNIPENQKPFTRRGVLSTVNSLFDPLGFIAPVAVTGRLILRELTTENADWDAELPEAKKESWRRWSESLSALKNLDVPRAYASFSVSKAQHAELLIFCDASVKAISAVAYLKTTNEQGLQEVGFVFGKSKLAPNPGLTIPRLELCAAVMAVEIADLVMRELDLDLKTVKFYTDSRVVLGYIHNETRRFYVYVNNRVQRIRQSTQPEQWNYIPSELNPADHGSRSVPAAELADTTWLTGPAFLMKQPKVAASGDNGSTFDLVNPDADAEVRPEVTSLATQVSRDKLGSKRFQRFSSWTTLSKTVAHLCHIAQCFSHSSKNQRCVGWHMCKSGLSVIDIVRAEQIIIKCVQEEMYSEELKCIKMKHDLPKTSTLYKLRPILDSEGMLRIGGRIGRGQLETGEVHPLIIPSRSHVASLLVCHHHQAVKHQGRHFTEGAIRNSGLWIVGGKRLISSIIHKCVTCRKLRGRTEQQQMSDLPTERLQADPPFSYVGLDVFGPWEVVTRRTRGGQAQDKRWAVLFTCMSTRAIHIEVIETMTSSSFINALRRFFSIRGHAKQLRSDCGTNFTGAFKELKMDPGNKSVEDYLLKQKCTWVFNPPHSSHMGGAWERMIGVARRILDSMRLQVGHVKLTHEVLTTFMAEVSAIVNARPLIPVSTDPEAPFILTPSILLTQKGGVPSPTVSEFSKGDLLKNQWKRVQALADTFWARWRREYLSTLQSRHKWQSQKPNLKEGDIVLLKDDQTKRNQWPMGIIVKVVPSRDGLVRKVEVKVIRNQTAKVFSRPVSQVILLFSPQDNDSSAS